In one window of Aquimarina spinulae DNA:
- a CDS encoding lipocalin family protein, with protein sequence MKKLMLVLVVVLLASCNTTQQTVIAAKKTLKGEWSLDKISYDRQGIFEVNLYNDASAECFTGSVWKFIPNNNTGKYEVNQSSCVSTGARNFRFTIPKPEGNGAYYFMFKPINEKKKSTNNNAGYRMLLDHLDDTTMTWKMTVSLEGKPFVITMNFNKLQ encoded by the coding sequence ATGAAAAAACTTATGTTAGTGTTGGTAGTTGTACTACTGGCTTCCTGTAATACTACTCAACAAACCGTTATTGCAGCAAAAAAGACCTTGAAAGGGGAGTGGTCTCTTGATAAAATCTCTTATGACCGTCAGGGGATATTTGAAGTAAACCTGTATAATGATGCCTCTGCCGAATGTTTCACAGGAAGTGTCTGGAAATTTATCCCAAATAATAATACCGGAAAATATGAAGTAAATCAAAGTAGTTGTGTTTCTACAGGAGCAAGAAACTTTAGATTTACAATTCCTAAGCCAGAGGGTAATGGAGCCTATTATTTTATGTTTAAACCCATAAACGAAAAGAAAAAAAGCACAAATAATAATGCTGGTTACAGAATGCTTTTGGATCACCTTGATGATACTACTATGACATGGAAAATGACTGTGAGCCTAGAAGGGAAACCTTTTGTAATCACCATGAATTTTAATAAATTACAATAA
- a CDS encoding SDR family oxidoreductase, whose product MNKDFIDKNEWALILGGSSGLGLASAKKLALHGMNIIIVHRNRKSEMNHIEADFETIREIGVGFLSFNIDLLKPEKRIEVIAEIKDAIDEGRIKTIVHSVAKGNLKPMIDAEHVLKNDDFHLTIDAMAISLYDWVTSIFKATLFAEDTRIISFTSEGNTKAWRNYAAVSAAKVALEAITRSIALEFAPYGIKANCLQPGAVDTQSLRMIPGHEQIVEHSIKRNPFNRITTPEDVANVVYLLCKEEASWINGCLIPVNGGEHLN is encoded by the coding sequence GTGAATAAAGATTTTATAGATAAAAATGAATGGGCACTCATCTTGGGTGGCAGTAGTGGTTTGGGCTTAGCCTCTGCCAAAAAACTAGCTTTACATGGCATGAATATTATCATTGTGCATCGCAATCGTAAAAGCGAAATGAATCATATTGAAGCTGATTTTGAAACAATAAGAGAAATAGGAGTTGGTTTTCTTTCATTTAATATAGATCTTTTGAAACCAGAAAAACGAATAGAGGTTATTGCCGAAATAAAAGATGCTATAGATGAAGGGCGCATAAAAACAATTGTACATAGCGTTGCAAAAGGAAATCTAAAGCCTATGATTGATGCCGAACATGTATTAAAGAATGATGATTTTCATTTAACTATCGATGCTATGGCAATTAGTCTTTATGATTGGGTTACATCGATTTTTAAAGCAACGTTGTTTGCAGAGGATACAAGAATTATTTCTTTTACCAGTGAAGGAAATACCAAGGCCTGGAGAAATTATGCAGCTGTTTCTGCTGCCAAAGTAGCCCTCGAAGCCATTACCAGAAGTATAGCGCTAGAATTTGCGCCTTACGGCATTAAAGCCAATTGCCTGCAACCTGGAGCAGTAGATACTCAATCATTACGAATGATCCCCGGTCATGAACAGATTGTGGAGCATAGTATAAAGCGTAACCCGTTTAATCGAATTACAACACCAGAAGATGTAGCAAATGTAGTGTATTTGCTATGTAAAGAAGAAGCCTCCTGGATTAATGGTTGTCTAATACCTGTAAATGGAGGCGAACATTTAAACTAA
- a CDS encoding 3-hydroxyacyl-ACP dehydratase FabZ family protein produces the protein MDAHFKTHLILIIEDIIRELPYSKPFLFVDEILEIDDDHITGSYTFLKDEYFYEGHFKDNPITPGVILTECMAQIGMACFGIYLLKGEWSKTNFGVAMTSSDVNFYHPVYPEEKVTVIATKEYFRFNKLKCKVAMYNSEDVLVAKGIVAGVAFKK, from the coding sequence ATGGATGCGCATTTTAAAACTCATTTAATTTTGATTATAGAAGATATTATACGAGAACTACCCTACAGCAAACCCTTTTTGTTTGTAGATGAAATTCTGGAGATTGATGATGATCATATAACAGGTAGTTATACATTTCTAAAGGATGAATATTTTTATGAGGGACATTTTAAAGACAATCCCATTACTCCTGGAGTAATACTTACCGAATGTATGGCTCAAATCGGGATGGCATGTTTTGGGATTTATCTTTTGAAAGGAGAATGGAGTAAGACCAATTTTGGAGTAGCAATGACCAGTAGTGATGTTAATTTTTACCACCCTGTTTATCCTGAAGAGAAAGTGACTGTAATTGCTACTAAAGAATATTTTAGATTTAATAAGTTAAAATGTAAGGTTGCTATGTATAATTCTGAGGACGTGTTGGTTGCTAAAGGAATTGTAGCAGGAGTAGCTTTTAAAAAATAA
- a CDS encoding MFS transporter — MSKLLPKGHKKLLNAWAFYDWANSVYNLTISSAVFPIFWGALTIVRNDQGEIVNDTVRFLGYDFNNDSLISYVTALAFLTVSIISPLLSGIADYVGNKKNFLKFFCYLGALSCIGLYWFNLEHLWFGLLCYFLALIGFWASLVFYNSYLPDIAFPEQQDAISAKGYSLGYIGSVILLIVNLVMILKYEWFGFESEGVPTRLSFVMVGVWWIGFSQYTYYYLPKGNKKDVLTKAVVFNGFKELKMIWKALQNDIKLRRYLSAFFVYSMAVQTIMLIATYFGIEELDWGEQNPTTGLIISILLIQLVAVLGAYLTSKASSKFGNIQTLIVINFIWIGICVYAYTITTPYQFYVTAAIVGLVMGGIQALSRSTYSKLLPEDAVDTASYFSFYDVSEKIGIVIGMFSYGIIAQVTGSVRYSILFLILFFVVGLVLLFRVPKTK; from the coding sequence ATGAGTAAACTACTACCAAAAGGGCATAAAAAATTATTAAATGCCTGGGCTTTCTACGATTGGGCAAATTCAGTATATAATTTAACGATTTCTTCAGCGGTTTTTCCCATTTTTTGGGGAGCACTCACTATAGTTAGAAATGATCAGGGAGAAATTGTTAATGATACAGTACGCTTCTTAGGGTACGATTTTAATAATGATTCCTTAATAAGTTATGTCACTGCTTTAGCATTTCTAACCGTATCTATAATTAGTCCATTACTTTCGGGGATAGCAGATTATGTGGGAAATAAGAAGAACTTCCTTAAATTCTTCTGTTATTTAGGCGCATTATCGTGTATTGGTCTTTATTGGTTTAATCTCGAGCACCTTTGGTTCGGATTGCTATGCTACTTCTTGGCTCTAATTGGTTTTTGGGCTAGTTTGGTATTTTATAACTCGTATTTACCAGATATCGCATTTCCAGAGCAACAAGACGCTATTAGTGCCAAGGGATATTCTCTTGGATATATAGGAAGTGTAATTTTATTGATAGTTAATCTTGTTATGATCTTAAAATATGAATGGTTTGGTTTTGAAAGTGAAGGTGTACCAACCAGATTATCTTTTGTTATGGTAGGAGTTTGGTGGATCGGATTTAGCCAATACACATATTATTATCTTCCGAAAGGGAATAAGAAAGATGTACTAACCAAAGCTGTGGTTTTTAATGGTTTTAAAGAACTGAAAATGATATGGAAAGCACTTCAGAATGATATAAAACTTCGTAGATATCTAAGTGCGTTTTTTGTGTATAGTATGGCAGTACAAACGATTATGCTTATTGCTACGTATTTTGGAATCGAAGAATTAGACTGGGGAGAACAAAACCCAACTACCGGATTAATCATAAGTATTCTGTTAATTCAGCTTGTTGCTGTACTGGGAGCATATCTTACTTCTAAAGCTTCTTCTAAATTCGGAAACATACAAACATTGATTGTAATTAACTTTATCTGGATTGGTATTTGTGTGTATGCCTATACAATTACCACACCATATCAATTTTATGTTACCGCAGCAATTGTAGGCCTTGTTATGGGAGGTATTCAAGCATTATCAAGATCTACATACTCAAAATTATTACCAGAAGATGCAGTTGATACGGCCTCATACTTTAGTTTTTATGATGTATCAGAAAAAATAGGTATTGTAATCGGAATGTTTTCGTATGGGATTATCGCTCAGGTAACCGGGAGTGTACGATATTCGATTCTTTTCTTAATCCTTTTCTTTGTGGTTGGTCTTGTCTTATTATTCAGAGTACCAAAAACAAAATGA
- a CDS encoding methyltransferase domain-containing protein: MLANLQYRSNEVELMDNPEIEEKALQIALSDISRVNKWLGGNAITSKAVRTLVKNLNPSQEITILDLGCGDGEMLRAIADSFRKEKKNIKLIGIDLNNKCLDYAIETSTSYPEISFFNKNILEIEASEFSCDIIICTLTLHHLRDEEIKKIIKKAVNLAKTAVVINDLHRSALAYYLFKMFSFFFIKGYVAKNDGLISIKRGFKKQELLYFAKSLHLQEYKIDWKWAFRYRWIIKTASK, from the coding sequence ATGTTAGCAAATTTACAATATAGGAGTAATGAGGTAGAACTCATGGATAATCCAGAGATTGAAGAAAAGGCTTTGCAAATAGCATTATCCGATATTTCTAGAGTAAACAAATGGTTGGGAGGCAATGCAATTACTAGTAAGGCCGTACGCACTTTGGTTAAAAATCTTAATCCTTCACAAGAGATTACAATTCTTGATTTAGGTTGTGGTGATGGTGAGATGTTAAGAGCAATTGCTGATTCATTCAGAAAAGAAAAAAAGAATATAAAACTCATAGGTATTGATCTGAATAATAAATGCTTAGATTATGCTATCGAAACAAGTACTTCATATCCTGAAATATCCTTTTTTAACAAAAACATTTTAGAAATAGAAGCTTCAGAATTTTCTTGTGACATCATTATTTGTACGTTAACATTACATCATCTTAGAGACGAGGAGATTAAAAAAATTATTAAAAAAGCTGTTAACCTGGCAAAAACTGCAGTGGTAATCAACGATCTTCATCGTAGTGCATTGGCATATTATCTTTTTAAGATGTTTAGCTTCTTTTTTATTAAAGGGTATGTAGCAAAAAATGACGGATTGATTTCTATAAAAAGAGGATTCAAAAAACAAGAGTTGTTATATTTTGCTAAATCACTTCATCTACAAGAGTATAAAATAGATTGGAAATGGGCTTTCCGGTATCGGTGGATTATAAAAACTGCAAGTAAATAA
- a CDS encoding OmpA family protein, whose amino-acid sequence MKTNLKKIVVAVMAVTFLTSCEAVKNSNNTQRGAVIGTAAGAVIGGIIGNNVKNKNSALGAVIGGVVGGVAGGVIGKQMDKQAQKIESEIPGAEVTRVGEGIDVVFDENSGVYFATNKSTLNSKSKTNLNKLAGIFKEYPDTNIIVEGHTDSTGDDSYNMSLSQKRANAVTNYLISQGISKSRLTTYAHGETLPKYDNATPAGRAKNRRVELGIVANDKMKQDAQKQVKQ is encoded by the coding sequence ATGAAGACAAATCTTAAAAAAATAGTGGTTGCTGTAATGGCTGTTACATTTTTAACAAGTTGTGAAGCTGTTAAAAACTCAAATAACACACAAAGAGGAGCAGTAATTGGTACTGCAGCTGGAGCAGTGATAGGAGGAATTATAGGAAATAATGTAAAAAACAAAAACTCTGCACTGGGCGCTGTCATCGGTGGTGTCGTTGGAGGTGTTGCTGGTGGTGTAATCGGTAAGCAAATGGATAAACAAGCTCAGAAAATTGAGTCAGAAATACCAGGGGCCGAAGTAACAAGAGTAGGAGAAGGTATAGATGTAGTATTTGATGAGAATAGTGGAGTATATTTTGCTACAAATAAATCTACTCTTAATTCGAAGTCTAAAACTAATCTTAATAAATTAGCTGGTATTTTTAAAGAATATCCAGATACTAATATTATTGTAGAAGGACATACAGATAGTACAGGTGATGATAGTTATAATATGTCATTATCTCAAAAAAGAGCAAATGCTGTTACAAACTATTTAATATCTCAGGGAATAAGTAAGAGTCGTTTAACGACTTATGCTCACGGAGAGACACTTCCAAAATATGATAATGCAACTCCGGCAGGAAGAGCTAAAAATAGAAGAGTTGAGCTTGGTATTGTTGCTAATGATAAGATGAAGCAAGATGCACAAAAGCAAGTAAAGCAATAA
- a CDS encoding M48 family metallopeptidase has product MRKSIVLLGTVLLFMSCATNPFTGKQTLALVPNSQILPMAFQQYNQFLGENKVIKGTSDAQMITRVGQKIAKASERWLNANGYQGYLKDYKWEYNLVDDKTVNAWCMPGGKIVFYTGILPIAKNETGIAAVMGHEVAHALANHGQQRMSAGQIQQVAGAATAIAVSGKDQKTQQIVGTAFGLGSQFGVMLPFSRSHETEADRIGLQLMAIAGYNPDEAAELWKRMKANSGGQAPPEFMSTHPSSDTRIANLTAWAPSARAEAKKFGVTSFK; this is encoded by the coding sequence ATGCGAAAATCTATAGTCCTATTAGGAACTGTTTTATTATTTATGTCCTGTGCGACAAATCCATTTACAGGTAAACAGACATTGGCATTAGTGCCTAACTCTCAGATTTTACCAATGGCTTTTCAGCAGTATAACCAATTCTTAGGAGAGAATAAGGTTATAAAAGGGACATCTGACGCACAAATGATTACTCGAGTTGGCCAAAAAATAGCAAAAGCCTCAGAACGCTGGTTAAATGCTAATGGTTATCAAGGGTACCTTAAAGATTATAAATGGGAATACAATCTTGTAGATGATAAAACTGTGAATGCCTGGTGTATGCCAGGAGGTAAAATTGTATTTTATACTGGGATTTTACCGATTGCAAAAAACGAAACTGGTATAGCCGCAGTAATGGGGCATGAGGTTGCTCACGCATTAGCGAATCATGGTCAACAGCGAATGAGTGCTGGTCAAATCCAACAAGTAGCAGGAGCAGCAACTGCAATTGCAGTAAGTGGGAAAGATCAAAAAACACAACAAATCGTTGGTACGGCATTTGGTTTAGGAAGTCAATTCGGAGTAATGCTGCCTTTTAGTAGAAGCCATGAAACAGAAGCAGACCGTATAGGATTACAATTAATGGCAATCGCTGGTTACAATCCTGATGAAGCTGCAGAATTGTGGAAACGTATGAAAGCAAATAGTGGCGGACAAGCCCCACCGGAGTTTATGAGTACCCATCCATCAAGTGATACGCGTATTGCTAATCTAACAGCATGGGCCCCTTCAGCAAGAGCTGAAGCCAAAAAATTTGGAGTAACCTCTTTTAAATAA
- a CDS encoding type III polyketide synthase, protein MNVKITAVTKQLPQYMRETKEILPFVSEWLSGQNERFRRKVIKIFENAAVDRRYGIMSIEEVFSATSFEEKNDIYIREVKKLGTSVLKKALEKVDWDPKSLDYIITVSCTGIMIPSIDAFIINDLNLKQDIVRLPVTEMGCAAGVSGIIYARNFLQANPGKRAAVIAIESPTATFQLDDYSMTNMVSAAIFGDGAACTLLSSEEDATGPKIIGDEMYHFYDATTMMGFKLTNGGLQMILDPKVPETIAAHFPNVIHPFLAKYNKTIEEVDHLIFHPGGKKIVQTVEELFGHLGKNIEDTKTVLMEYGNMSSATVLYVLERFIEQNPEPGETGLMLSFGPGFSAQRILLEW, encoded by the coding sequence TTGAATGTAAAAATAACTGCTGTAACCAAACAACTCCCACAATACATGCGGGAGACAAAGGAAATATTACCCTTTGTCTCTGAATGGTTATCAGGCCAGAATGAACGTTTCAGACGTAAGGTGATTAAGATTTTTGAAAATGCAGCAGTAGATCGGCGTTATGGGATCATGAGTATCGAAGAAGTATTTTCGGCAACTTCTTTTGAGGAGAAAAACGATATCTATATCAGAGAAGTAAAGAAATTAGGGACTTCTGTTTTAAAAAAAGCTTTAGAAAAAGTCGATTGGGATCCTAAATCTCTTGATTATATCATTACTGTAAGTTGTACGGGTATTATGATTCCTTCTATTGATGCATTTATTATTAATGATCTTAATCTTAAACAAGATATTGTGAGATTGCCTGTTACAGAAATGGGATGTGCAGCGGGTGTTTCGGGGATTATTTATGCAAGAAACTTTCTGCAGGCTAATCCGGGAAAGAGAGCTGCGGTAATTGCCATAGAATCTCCTACGGCAACATTTCAGTTAGATGATTATAGCATGACTAATATGGTAAGTGCTGCTATTTTTGGTGATGGAGCGGCGTGTACATTATTATCATCAGAAGAAGATGCTACAGGTCCAAAAATTATAGGAGACGAGATGTATCATTTTTATGATGCAACAACAATGATGGGTTTTAAACTAACCAACGGAGGCTTGCAAATGATATTAGATCCTAAAGTACCAGAGACCATAGCGGCCCATTTTCCTAATGTTATCCATCCCTTCCTTGCAAAATATAACAAAACTATTGAAGAGGTAGATCATCTTATTTTTCATCCCGGTGGAAAAAAGATAGTACAGACAGTAGAAGAACTTTTTGGACATTTAGGAAAGAATATTGAGGATACAAAAACTGTTCTGATGGAATACGGTAATATGAGTAGTGCTACTGTGTTGTATGTATTAGAGCGATTCATAGAACAAAACCCGGAGCCAGGAGAAACAGGACTTATGCTTAGTTTTGGGCCAGGATTTTCTGCACAAAGAATATTGCTGGAATGGTAA
- a CDS encoding NAD(P)/FAD-dependent oxidoreductase → MDTYSHIIIIGGGLAGLTNAIHLAKAGIPVTLVEMNTYPKHKVCGEYISNEVLPYFEFLDIDINALQPTRISKFIISTQKGKCIQSTLPLGGFGVSRYALDHYLWKKAAEAGVQLIQDQVTDVHYHNNRFQIKTAGDRVLTSDYVIGAYGKRTQLDKTLKRDFSYRKSPWLAVKAHYKADFDSNTVSLHNFEGGYCGLSMVENNIVNVCYLATYDSFKKYKDLDSFQKEVLCKNPHLSTFFKKAESLFDIPITISQINFDKKNPVEDHVFMTGDAAGLIHPLCGNGMAMAIQSAQILSELLIHNYNQGLITPRKIIEIEYTKQWNKAFSKRLYTGRALQKILLNDRLQQLSYTITNIIPAIVPRIIKQTHGEPLIC, encoded by the coding sequence TTGGACACGTATTCACACATAATAATCATTGGCGGAGGGCTTGCCGGACTAACCAATGCTATTCACTTAGCTAAGGCAGGTATTCCTGTTACACTTGTCGAAATGAACACGTATCCAAAACACAAAGTATGTGGCGAATATATATCTAATGAAGTACTACCATATTTTGAATTTTTAGATATAGATATCAATGCTTTACAGCCTACCAGAATTTCAAAATTCATTATAAGTACACAAAAAGGAAAATGTATACAAAGTACATTGCCTTTAGGAGGTTTTGGAGTTAGTAGATATGCTCTTGATCATTACCTATGGAAAAAAGCAGCGGAGGCAGGAGTACAGCTAATACAAGATCAGGTAACCGATGTACATTATCACAATAATCGTTTCCAAATTAAAACAGCGGGCGATCGTGTCCTAACCAGTGATTATGTTATTGGTGCATATGGAAAACGGACTCAACTTGATAAAACTTTAAAACGAGATTTTAGTTATAGAAAATCTCCCTGGTTGGCTGTTAAGGCTCACTATAAGGCTGATTTTGATTCAAATACAGTCTCGTTACATAATTTTGAAGGAGGATACTGTGGTCTTTCTATGGTAGAAAACAACATCGTAAATGTATGTTATTTGGCTACTTATGACAGTTTTAAAAAATATAAAGATCTAGATAGCTTTCAAAAGGAGGTTCTGTGTAAGAACCCACATTTAAGTACATTCTTTAAGAAAGCCGAATCATTATTTGATATTCCTATTACGATAAGTCAGATAAATTTTGATAAGAAAAACCCTGTTGAAGATCACGTTTTTATGACCGGAGATGCTGCTGGTTTAATTCACCCCCTTTGTGGTAATGGTATGGCAATGGCAATACAAAGTGCTCAGATACTTAGCGAACTACTAATACATAATTATAATCAGGGTTTAATAACTCCCCGAAAAATAATAGAAATAGAATACACCAAACAATGGAATAAAGCATTTTCTAAAAGATTGTATACCGGTAGAGCATTACAAAAAATCTTATTAAATGATAGATTACAACAGCTTTCTTACACAATAACTAATATTATACCAGCTATTGTACCCAGAATTATAAAACAAACCCATGGAGAGCCTTTGATATGTTAG
- a CDS encoding glycoside hydrolase family 31 protein — MIINTELEQKGNLFPGKIISFSQHVDTLNFTTENGVILQVTILRGSVIRFRYATDNNFEKDFSYAISETGARGYSMLKVIETDAEYTITTSKISICITKANIHVTIYDNESNIICKDDWGFHWEQSYEYGGNIVKMSKSAPQGECYYGLGDKPMHLNLKGKRVENWATDQYAFGKDQDPLYKSVPFYIGMYEERAYGIFFDNTFKTFFDFCHERRNVTSFWAQGGEMNYYFFYGPNMQDVVTRYTDLTGKPELPPLWALGYHQCKWSYYPEKKVKEVTHKFRELQIPCDAIYLDIDYMDGFRCFTWNKEYFPDPKRMVAELAEDGFKTVVIIDPGIKIDDEYSVYQEAMKNDYFCKRADGPYMRGKVWPGECFFPDFTNPKVREWWAGLFKEIIDEIGVKGVWNDMNEPAVMEVPGKTFPDDVRHSYDGNYCSHRKAHNIYGTQMARATYEGVKRFAYPKRPFIITRSAYSGAQRYTSSWTGDNVATWEHLWIANIQAQRMSMSGMSFTGSDIGGFAEHPTGELYARWIQLGVFHPFCRTHSSGDHGNQEPWTFGEEVVDVTRKYVELRYQLLPYLYTMFWEYAEAGIPMLKSLVLYDQEDLQTHYRTDEFIFGNQILVCPIQEPNAKGRRMYIPKGYWYNYWTRTYVKGGKEQWVDADLDSIPLFIKEGAIIPKYPIQQYVGEKKIEELKLEAYYKLGNKEVSKVYEDAQDGYDYAKGRYSLRSFSFTGKENEVIIQQHKDGSYITEYETMQIELIGLPFKINEIEIDNVVVSFESVRFNAKNNILSVPKSFTELHIIAK; from the coding sequence ATGATTATCAATACAGAACTAGAACAAAAAGGAAATTTGTTTCCTGGTAAGATCATTTCCTTTTCGCAACATGTAGATACTCTAAATTTTACCACAGAAAACGGAGTAATTCTACAGGTTACTATTCTTAGAGGAAGTGTAATTCGTTTTCGATATGCTACCGATAATAATTTTGAAAAAGACTTCTCTTATGCTATAAGTGAAACAGGAGCCAGGGGGTATAGTATGCTAAAAGTGATTGAGACTGATGCAGAATATACTATTACAACTTCAAAAATTAGTATTTGTATTACTAAAGCAAATATTCATGTAACTATTTATGACAATGAAAGCAACATAATCTGTAAAGATGATTGGGGTTTTCATTGGGAGCAAAGCTATGAGTATGGGGGGAATATTGTAAAAATGAGTAAATCTGCACCACAGGGTGAGTGTTACTACGGCCTTGGAGATAAACCAATGCATCTTAATCTAAAAGGAAAACGTGTAGAAAATTGGGCAACCGATCAATATGCCTTTGGCAAAGACCAGGATCCACTATATAAGAGCGTTCCTTTTTATATCGGGATGTACGAAGAAAGAGCCTATGGGATATTTTTTGACAATACCTTCAAAACCTTTTTTGATTTTTGTCATGAGCGACGTAATGTAACTAGCTTTTGGGCTCAGGGAGGAGAGATGAACTATTATTTCTTTTATGGCCCTAATATGCAAGATGTGGTTACACGATATACAGATCTAACCGGTAAGCCCGAGTTACCACCACTATGGGCTTTAGGATATCATCAATGTAAATGGAGTTATTATCCAGAGAAAAAAGTAAAAGAAGTAACTCACAAGTTCAGAGAGCTTCAAATCCCTTGTGATGCCATATATCTTGATATTGATTATATGGATGGTTTCAGGTGTTTTACCTGGAATAAAGAATATTTCCCAGATCCAAAACGTATGGTTGCAGAGCTGGCAGAAGATGGGTTTAAAACAGTAGTTATCATTGATCCCGGAATTAAGATTGACGACGAATATTCTGTATATCAGGAAGCGATGAAAAATGATTATTTCTGTAAAAGAGCCGATGGTCCCTATATGCGAGGAAAAGTATGGCCCGGAGAATGTTTCTTCCCAGATTTCACTAATCCAAAAGTAAGAGAATGGTGGGCTGGATTATTTAAAGAAATAATTGATGAAATAGGAGTAAAAGGAGTGTGGAATGATATGAATGAACCTGCCGTGATGGAGGTTCCCGGAAAAACATTTCCAGATGATGTCCGCCATAGTTATGATGGTAATTATTGCAGTCATAGAAAAGCACATAATATATACGGTACTCAAATGGCTAGAGCCACTTATGAAGGAGTAAAACGATTTGCATATCCTAAGCGACCTTTTATCATCACACGATCTGCATATTCTGGAGCACAACGTTATACTTCTTCATGGACAGGGGATAATGTGGCTACCTGGGAACATCTGTGGATTGCCAATATCCAGGCACAGCGTATGAGTATGAGTGGTATGTCATTTACCGGTAGTGATATTGGGGGGTTTGCAGAGCACCCAACAGGAGAACTATATGCCCGATGGATTCAACTGGGAGTATTTCATCCGTTCTGTCGTACACACTCCTCTGGAGATCACGGTAATCAGGAACCGTGGACTTTTGGAGAAGAAGTTGTAGATGTAACCAGGAAATATGTAGAATTGCGATATCAACTATTGCCATATTTATATACCATGTTTTGGGAATATGCAGAGGCAGGAATCCCCATGCTAAAATCTTTGGTATTGTATGACCAGGAAGATTTGCAAACCCATTATAGGACCGATGAGTTTATATTTGGAAACCAAATTCTGGTATGCCCGATACAAGAGCCTAATGCCAAAGGTAGAAGAATGTATATCCCTAAAGGATATTGGTATAACTACTGGACCAGAACATATGTAAAAGGAGGAAAAGAACAATGGGTAGATGCTGATCTGGATAGTATTCCATTATTTATTAAAGAAGGAGCAATTATACCTAAATATCCAATACAACAGTATGTAGGAGAAAAGAAGATAGAAGAATTAAAACTAGAAGCATACTATAAACTGGGAAATAAAGAAGTTTCCAAAGTTTATGAGGATGCCCAGGACGGGTATGATTATGCCAAAGGAAGATATAGTCTTAGAAGTTTTTCCTTTACAGGGAAAGAAAATGAAGTAATTATTCAGCAGCATAAAGATGGTAGTTATATTACCGAATATGAAACGATGCAAATAGAACTGATAGGGCTTCCGTTTAAAATAAATGAAATCGAAATTGATAATGTTGTAGTTTCATTTGAAAGTGTACGTTTTAATGCCAAAAATAATATACTAAGTGTTCCTAAAAGTTTTACAGAACTTCATATTATAGCTAAGTAA